The DNA window TACGTGGAGGGAGCTCATGAAGGTCCACCCTCAGCTGTTTAAATATGCCGGCCCCAGCTGCGTGTTCATCAACAACGCTCAGCTCAGCGAGCCTGCAGCCCTTGAGGACTACTTGAGCGGGAAGACGGGGTTCATCATACCTAAGTGCCCTGAGCTCGTAGAGGGCCCTAAGATAAGGAGCTGCCTGCTCTTCGCCTCACGCTCGCTTACAGGTAACCCGCTGGTTCCAGAGACCTCTACGGGAGACGACGAAGCCAGGTGAACTCGTTAGGGTTGAAATCGCGTAGTCCTTAGGTACCCCAAGCGTCGTGAGGAGCCCTATTACTTCAAGTGGGTGCCACAGCTCAGCGGCGCTCTCGGCATCGCTCACTATCACAGCCCTGAGTCCGACTCTGTAACACCTCCTCAGCGTGTCGTATAGGAACCGCAGCTCGCTGACACTGTGTAGGAGCGGCCTTAGTGGGATCTCAACGGCACCCCCACCCCTCTGCACCATGAGATTCAGGGTCTCACGGTCAGGCTTAACCTCACTGTCTGGCATAAACCTTATCATGTCAACTCGGCTACTCTTTGCAGCCCTCCTATAGGCGACGTAGTCGAATGGCACCACCACGACTATGGACTCCCTATCAGCCTTCCTCAGGGCTCCCTCAATGTCAGTGCCTTTATCGGCCTCTATGGTGACCCTCTTTATGATCGTGGCCTCAGCTGAGCCGTTCAGGGACCCGGTAGTAGTATCTTCAAGTCCTAGCACTTTGATGCCAAGCTTTGACGCAGCCTTTATTAAGCTCTCGGTCCCCCCCTTGGGTCTGACCGAAAGATCAGCAAAGCAGGGGCTCGTCACCTTCTGAGGCCCTCTACAGCCTCCCTTATCTCAGAGATAAGCGCACTCCTGCTCTCGTGCTGAAACCTTACCTTAACCTTTATTACGTCATCCTCTTCTGATAGGACCAGCTTACCATTGTAGGCCTTCTGTTTGTCAAATCTTAGGTATAGTGACCCCTCCTCGCTTAGCCTCTCCTCCAACGTTGACGTTAGAAGCTTTCTATCAGGCTCGGTGAGGAGGGAGACTATCTTATTAAAGGCCTCTTGAGCCTCCTCCTTCTCCTTTGAGGCGGAGACTACTATGATTGGGTTGCCGAAGTATCCACTGAGCTCCTCCTCAACTATTTTTGACTCACCTATAACATTACGTAGGGCCTGAAGCACCTTCTCCCTGACCTCGGTTGTGTGTATGTAAACCCTGGCCTCTATGAACCTGACTTGCATGTTAAGGTCCCATCGTGTCCCGTATTAATTCTTTTTTGTCTCTCACTTATTTTCCTCACTCTTCTCATGAGGGACTATCAGTCTGGCTCCCCTGCTAGCCTCATGCCTGAGGCCCTTGGCGCGCTCCTTGGCCTTCTTCTTCCACTTGTGTA is part of the Acidilobus sp. 7A genome and encodes:
- a CDS encoding RNase P subunit p30 family protein; the protein is MTSPCFADLSVRPKGGTESLIKAASKLGIKVLGLEDTTTGSLNGSAEATIIKRVTIEADKGTDIEGALRKADRESIVVVVPFDYVAYRRAAKSSRVDMIRFMPDSEVKPDRETLNLMVQRGGGAVEIPLRPLLHSVSELRFLYDTLRRCYRVGLRAVIVSDAESAAELWHPLEVIGLLTTLGVPKDYAISTLTSSPGFVVSRRGLWNQRVTCKRA
- a CDS encoding RNA-binding domain-containing protein; this translates as MQVRFIEARVYIHTTEVREKVLQALRNVIGESKIVEEELSGYFGNPIIVVSASKEKEEAQEAFNKIVSLLTEPDRKLLTSTLEERLSEEGSLYLRFDKQKAYNGKLVLSEEDDVIKVKVRFQHESRSALISEIREAVEGLRR